The following proteins are co-located in the Gossypium hirsutum isolate 1008001.06 chromosome A02, Gossypium_hirsutum_v2.1, whole genome shotgun sequence genome:
- the LOC107951914 gene encoding uncharacterized protein → MEQNPPVIAKRVWSIVRAVLFMMKKGILSKRKLMVDLNMLLKRGKIASTKAIANLPMFHRHQVSSSAAAPAQEYEFSCSNTPNYIFPFNIPTKKKNSINNYYHHLFACTHAPPTHDDDTAAMNAFKVVLEMLNNNMGVESDAAVIAASPMLPGFGQTPVVRQLRITDSPFPLRDVDEGNGNVDKAAEDFINRFYKDLKLQNNNTTA, encoded by the coding sequence ATGGAACAAAATCCACCAGTGATAGCCAAAAGAGTATGGAGCATAGTAAGAGCTGTTCTCTTCATGATGAAAAAGGGCATATTATCCAAAAGAAAGCTCATGGTTGATCTCAACATGTTGCTCAAACGCGGCAAAATAGCCAGCACCAAAGCCATTGCCAACCTCCCCATGTTCCACCGCCACCAGGTCTCTTCATCGGCGGCGGCGCCGGCCCAGGAGTACGAGTTCAGCTGCAGCAACACCCCTAACTACATCTTCCCTTTCAACATCCCCACCAAGAAGAAGAACAGCATTAACAACTACTACCACCACTTGTTCGCTTGTACCCACGCGCCTCCTACTCACGACGACGACACCGCCGCCATGAACGCCTTCAAGGTTGTCTTGGAGATGCTCAACAACAACATGGGAGTGGAAAGCGATGCTGCTGTTATTGCGGCTTCCCCTATGTTACCAGGGTTCGGACAAACTCCAGTGGTGAGACAACTTAGAATAACCGACTCTCCTTTCCCTTTAAGAGATGTTGATGAAGGTAATGGCAACGTAGATAAGGCTGCTGAGGACTTCATTAACAGGTTTTACAAGGATTTGAAGCTCCAAAATAACAACACTACTGCCTGA